Genomic window (Maniola jurtina chromosome 8, ilManJurt1.1, whole genome shotgun sequence):
GGTTCAGTTGAAAAAAGGTAGCGCAAATCTTTCTTATTGTGACCAGCGATCACAGTGGTGACGTCGTCTACCTTCTAGCTTTGGACATAGAAACTATTAAAGCAATCTAGTAATATGTGCCCTCGGTTCACCGTGAAGGCGGAATGAAAGGAGCATTGAaacaaatgtgttttttttttaattatatagactaacgcttggctgcaatcagacctgctaacaAGTGATgagcagcctaagatggagcgcgcttgcctagaagatgcctattcactcttgacttgaaggtactatattataggtggaagggaaaactgatgccggaagggcgttccatatgcTAGCGCATATTCGGTCAGCGTGTAAATCCGCTCCGCTATCCGCCATACGCGGTGCGCCGTCACTCAGGACAAGCTTAGGAGTCAGGATACAGGCTAGAGCCCGGCCGTACCTAGTCGACGTTGTAGGTATTGACCGGGTTCTTGCTTTTATTAATAAACCATGGCGCAGGTTTTCAGATgttcttaattattattgtattcaaATATCCTTTCTTTTGTATCCTAGTATCTTGCCCTAGCCTAGATCATTAATTCTAGATGTAACTTTGACTCTCACAGTAAAGAAAACGTACCTAATCCTAATTTTAAGTTTTGGAAAtatttcttactagctgatgcccgcgacttcgttcgcgtggatgaaggtttttttaaaaatcccgtgggaactctttgattttccgggataaaaagtagcctgtgctaatccagtctataatgtatctccattctaaacagccaaatccgtccagtagtttttgcgtgaaggagtaacaaacacacacacacacacacacacacacacacacacaaactttcacctttataataatattagtgtgacaatcTACCGACCAACAAAGTAGTTAGTAGACACTGTTTCCGAGGCATCTACCGATCTATTACCAAAAAGATCTTCTGATAATAGTTCCGTATAGAAAAGCGAGGTGCTATTAGACATCCACATCCTCGTAATTCTTATAACACAACTTATAATTATTAAGCGTAACAAATTAACTCAACATGCACACACCGCTCGCACAGGTTttaccttaagagggctctctccgtcactcgtttccactcgtttcatacaatcgtagttccaatttcatttgaatactaagcaacctaagtccatgaagttttgcaaacatattctagaaactaatatctatgtctgtggttttccagatttctgttaaaatattcggtttcaaagttacgcggtcttgaaattttcatacaaatcttggagcccctgtaattttaaaactacatatttttagaaaaatctaaaacaccacagacacagatattagtttctagaatatgtctgcaaaatttcatggactttggttgcttaatattcaaatgaaattggaactacggttgtatgaaacgagtggaaacgagtgacggagagagccctgttaagcggcGAATATAGGTATTAGTCACAGATAGGACAAGTCTCAAAAAGAGGCCACTTGACTATTTTACTCTACGCGATAATTTTTGTTGCTTTGAAAGCGGCTTTAGATAGCCGAGGATAACTTTTTAGGATTTCGtgcccaaaggatgccaacggggccctattactaagcctccgctgtgaGTCCGTCctttcgtctgtctgtcaacgggctatATCCCATAAACTGTAATAcataaagagttgaaattttcacagaacacgtgtagttacctacctattcctATAGccactataataacaaataataaaaattttaaaataaccgctatgaaaacttaaaaagataaaagtgttatttcttgtaggacatatgtatgtatgtatgtttgtatccaaattctgtgtgttacaccgtagtgcctaaactactgggctgattttgatgaatgaggtgtcaattgattcgttgtaaaggtccggttgacataggctatattttatatgaaaaaattgacctaacggattttacataaaaaagtggaggtctccaaaatttttatttgctattgtatcgagtgggggtCAAATTAAAGAGAAAATTTTGAGCTCATGATATGAATGtgcataaacattaaaatataccaagcgacagaaaaacaattttactctaatattccggcgtttattaagacgatcgcagtcgggttttagttttcaattttatcttgttGACTAATGATACTGAAATATTTAGAAGCCGGGCGTTGCCGTTTTGACATCGTTGTAATAAGGCCGCCGATTTTGTATGTGTAAGTAGGCATGCGAACAATAAAGAACAGAATCGTGCGACCCAAGCTCAAGCCAGTGAATGGTCAGCTTCAGGCTAATTAAAAGCAATAATTACTCAGTACTACTTTCGATATAGTAATGAATTTGATGCAAAGGCTGTACTACTAATTCTCTACACTTAGTagctacttaaaatttatgtctATTCTACAAGGAACATTATGAAAAGGCACTATTGAATCTGCCGATTTagagatttttaacccccgatccaaaaagaggggtgttataagtttgacgtgtctgtggcatcgtagctcctaaacgaatgaaccgattttaatttagttttttgttgtttgaaaggtggcttgaggtATAACCGAATTAAAACAGTATCCAATGTTCCCAATAGCCGCTCTAGCTTTTACATATAAATCTCTATACTTTCAGTCGAAACTCGAGGCGATTTTCCCCCGAGATAGCACCGTGTACACCGTGGCAGCATGCAGCGGGACAAATTAGCATGAGTAATGAACGGTTCGCACCCACGACGGTGTCGCGATTACCTCTAATTGCGATATCTAATTAAACGGAATATCATAATCGCATGCACACTCTGATTACCGAACGGCAAATTAGACGCATTCGCTCGTTCGCTGTATACTTAATCATTTTAATGAGCACACCTGAACGAATATCTGTGCAGATGCTTCTGTACCGCTCTGTGAATACTAAAAATTGAGTTTAGCGACTTTCCCGGCTTCGCAAGgttgaacatttgaaaagaacagccgccgagtttcttgctggttcttctcggtgggaacggtattccgaaccagtggaaaattattttgtcgattcaaaaacacttgtgaaagtttatttgaataaaataatattccatattctatatctacctatagtaggtacgcgacaggttgagatggcaaggCGGGGGGACACCCTTTACACCCGCGCTCAGCCGCAGAGAGAAAGCTGTGTGGGTGTGGACCCAGTTGCTATCTCAACCTGTGACGCAGTAAGTATTTGGTAAAGAGCGCCGCCCCGACTCAAACCCCGGACTTCTCTGGGTCTAACACAGAAGACaagaagataaaaataattataaattaaaataatacatttattcaaaaaatcacTTTTATTCTTATTGATCGTGTCTAGCACTTTAGAACAAAATCTGTACTTAAAATGTAAGTATTATCAATATCAATGGCTTAAACTCATAAAATGCTATATTTACAAGTATTGAGTTTCGTACGCTCACCACATTTGGCTACTTCTCGCCTGATATCCTACTTAGCAGCCATAGCGGTTTAAAAAACTCAACAACTATGAATTTCTTTCGTTTGGACGCCCAGGACGCCTCTTGACAGCATGGAATTCAAGGAATGACATGCTTAATTcactataatccgccaaaacagacaaatttaCAACGTTCAGCATGCGACACGAATAGCTCACTCTCCTAATACCAAACATACAGGAAAACAAGCAACCAAGCAAaattttcctgcatgtttagtagtgggGATGGTcgatgcatgtcgcatgctgcacactataccatacagatttgtgtTTTGGCCGATTAGAGCGAAATAAGCCTGTTGTTCCTTGCGTATCGTGGATTTCCACTTCCTTTCCTTAACCAATGTTTCCATGGAAGCttaagctgaaaaaaaaatctgcctCTTAAGAGCGACAGTAGCCAAATGAGAGTTAACTTTGACGGCAGAAACATACTTTCAACGCCCTTCAAATCTAATCATAGAACTATCTATGACTAGAAACACACTAAGAACAGCCGACACAACGTCGCGTCGAGTGTTTGTAGTATAAGACGTGATGGTGCTCCCACACAGACATATTAGCTGTGTATGCATTTTGAATAGGCACGTCCGGtccggtctggtgggaggctacggccgtggctagttaccgtcAACTTCACCGGGCTTCTACTAAGAAATTCTTGACAGAAAAGCTCAGTAGCTCTTTGTCTTGACTCAGGAGTCGAACTCAGGACCTCATGATGCGAAGGCCGCAGTCGAATAAAACTAACGAGGCAGTCATTTCATAAAATTAgtcaattaataatattaagaaatATTTTCAACACTATTAAATTCAATATTTATAACACTGCTAAACATATTTAGCAACAACTGTGTGGAAACACCGTAAAAAGTATGTTTATGCGAGTCTCAAAAGTACATAACATCTGTTTTAATCGTAAAAATCCCTAGTCTTGTGGTGGATACAGACCAAATCAACGAATACTCGCTCTATTCccattttatcaaaattttttttggataaacATTGTATGTCTCTGTTTCACACGTATCATACTATCTGTTTAAATACAAAGATAATTTTGACATAGTGGGATAAAGCGAGCATTCACTCGTTTGGTCTAAATCCATTTTTTTGCGTCcccaagtaaaataaaaataattgcagATATCCATCATTATCCAACATATGCGAAAGGAACCAACCGCTTTATTTCCTATTCCGTTATTTCTTACCATGGAATTTGGAAAGGAATAAGGAATTAAGCAACGAGGAATCCGACGCAGAGAAAAATATGgtcaacataataattattttaagaggggtctctccgtcactcgttccatacaaacgtagttccgatttcatttgaatattaagcaaccaaagtccatgaaattttgcagacatattctagaaactaatatatgtgcctgtggttttccagatttcagaaaaatctaaaacaccacaggcacagatattagtttctagaatatgtctgcaaaatttcatggactttggttgcttaatattcaaatgaaattggaactacgattgtatggagtaagtgacggagagagccctgtttttGCTTACATGTTGtcgtgttattttaattttggcagCTTCATAAAATAcgaattttatttgtaacagCCCTTCTATAGGTACTAGATACTAATTTAGTAGTTTGTGAAGTACTTTTCTGTTTGGGTACCTTCATACAGATCCTATAAATCACacagaaatataaataaaaacaatttccaTTCGTTACGGCCCATGTAACTTGCTCAATACCGATTCGATATCTATGTTTTGTATATTCGCagatttaagtaagtactgGGCATCAGGTTTGGACTTTTTACTCAATGCGTCCTCCAAGCTCCCGCTCTGTAACCTCTTTCTCTTTTTACTTTCCGTCTTCTCTTTAACATCTTCTCTTTCGACTTCTAATATGATTTCAGTGACCTTTGTTTCGTAAGTGACTTCCGATTTAAGCGGCGTGTCTATACTGGTAAGTGTGGAATCGAATATTTCATAACACTGCGCTCTGACGACATCTTTCATTGGAGTGTACAGTTTGTCGATGTTAGATATGGAACTAACCGCCTCTTCTGTCTCCCTGGGATTGTATGTGTTAAGCAATTCCTCAGGATCCATGTCGAATAAACTTATAAAAGAATTAGCTCTTAACCTTATTGTCAGATCATCGTCCACACATAGTTCCATTGAAAACTTATCCTTCAATTTCGATATGCTAGTACTAGGGACAAATGTTGATTCATCGAATCGACACGAAATGAAATTCTTGGTGTCTTCGTTACACTCGTAAACCGACAGTTCGATTTCTTCCACTTCATCTTCCTCTTGAACTATGTGCAAAGGATTAGCACTAGAGTCGGACTCTATTCTGTCGCTTACAGGTAGGGATACTTCAAGATTTTTAACGGCTACTTCTTCGTTGCTCGTCGACTGTATCGCCGTGTCTTGGATGGGCGTGGCATCGAGCAAGTCTCGTTCAATAATTTTGGCAGTCTCGGCATCGAAGCCTCTTTTTATTAGATCATTTTGCAAGCTCCCTTCACTATTTTTATCAGATACAACTTTTTGCGGTGCAGATGTCTCGATATATTCCTTTATCTTAGTGAGGTCGTCTTCATCGGGTAGGGAACTTGAAGTGGGTTGCTCCTCTTTCTCTTTAGGTTTAGCGTCTTGCGAGCCGTCATCGGACCATCGAAGAGCCAGTTGTTCGTTGTCAGAATCTTGTAGAGGGCACGTGTTGGTTCCTTTCTCTACACCATGACCGCTAGTAGGCAGAATAGAAGAATTTTGTACAACCGTGTCTAAGGTAAATGATTTTGTGCAATCGAGCTTTCTAGGCGTTGAAGATTTTCTACGAGACTTTGTAGGTGCTGCGACTACCATAGTTGTGATATTTGTTTTGTCCTTACTTAAAGTCCTCTTTCTAGGGTTTGAAGCACAGTTTTCTGTTACATCAGATGTTTTCTTCCGTCCTTTGCTGGACGAGACTTTGATGGGTGTAAGTCGCCTGGGCTTTATCTTCATAaaacttttagattttattgGTGATTTATatgcttttttctttttatcagatttagtttttaaatgagcttttttatttattgatttgtcaatttttttatccTTTGTGCTTATGTTACTCGTTTCGCTAGAGACCGAACCCGCTTCGAACGAGTCATCGTATTTTGTTTTGGAAACACACATAGGACTTCTATATGACACATTCTTGGTGCACTTCCTCTGAGGCCGACTTGATTTTGCAGACTTTTCTTTTTCCTTGGGCTCTGTTAAAATTGTTCCTTCTTTAGTAGACTGAGCAGCATCTTTCATTACAGTTCCTGCACAGTGTAGGACTTCAGTCGGCGGTATGTAATCATGATCATCGGGTTTATAATAAGAGCTTCCACTGGAATAATCAGTAGGACGAGATGCATACGAAGATGGTGTAGCCTGCAACAGCTTGGGTGTATTCAGAAATAGTGGTGTGGGAATGCTTGTGATTTTTATGTCTGAAATGGGTTCATCGGGTAGGTCGGAACCTAAAAACTTGGGTGTTTCCATCTGAATGTCATATAAAACTTGTTTATATGGGGTTTCTAAGAAATCAGATATGTTAAGTTTGACGCCGATAGCATTTTGTAGAGAGAGTCTCTCAGCTTCAGGGGTGTCCACACGGTCATCACTAGTGTTTACTTTCATTTGACTTTTATCTGTTAAGTGTAACGTATTGGCGATTCCGTCGCATgtagttatattattaatactttCTGGCACTACATTCTTATGTAGCACTTCTTTTATGAGCTGTTCAACATTTTCAACCGATTTAATACTTTCGTTTGATTTCGATGTTGTGTGTGAAGTGGAATTTGTTGTTTTCGTACTATCCGAGTCTGAAGTTTCAGGAACAATCTCAGCGGCCGAGGatatctttttcttcttcttcatttTCTTCGGCTTCTGCTTCGGCTTAGGCTTCGGGGTCACCACAGGTTCTTCGTAAACTTCGTTTGCAATAGCAAGTGCACGAAGTTCCGCGTCCCAGTTACTTTTTTTCACTAAGTTCGTTTCATTTTCTTtagttgatttatttttatttttatttgtatcagCTCTGTTATAGTTATCATcttttacaagatttgtatgaactGGTATATCTGAGGGACCGTTTGGGATAATTTCATTGCCATTTGTATCACTCTCTGTGGACAATTTGTTTGAGTCATTTTCATTAATAGTTTCGTGCAATATCCTTCTAGGTGTGGCAAAGTCTAACACCCTAACATGAGAGTTCCGTCGGGGGGTGGATGAAGATTTTCTCGTAGGCGGTACAGCATTAGGGGTACTAGTTTTATTGGGAACAGCAATATTTGAATCCTTTGGCAAAGAAGCAGCTGTGATATCAACAGTTTTAACTAGACCTTCAGAAACTACTTTTTTAGGGTCTTCAAAACTTAAATCTGGCAACTGTGAACTTTTCTTGGGAGGTGGGCTGTTTGATGAAACGTCTATAACTAAAGGCCCTAAAACACGCGGCGTTGAGCTCGTTGTTATAGTATTTGTACTGCAAGACATAGTTCTCTGACTATAAGTTGCCGCTGAGCTCTGCGTGAGGCCTGCAATAAAAAACACTAAGTACAGCATAATGTAAGACATTAAAATATGATTAATTTAAATTGATGATCCTAATTACCTGATGAAGGTACAACAATAATTGTAGGCATCGCCATAATTTCGTCCTTTGTGTAAGTGAGATTTGCTCCCGTTTGCCGTCTATTTGTATACGCAGGCGTACCATTAATATATATAGTCTGCATCTGCATCGATGAATTAGTATTAGCTCTTAGAACCGGAGGTATTTTAACGAAATTGTTGCCTTTAAAGGTATTATCGACTTTGACATCAGAGAGAATCGTTACTTTTGGGTCATCATACTTTGATTCTTTGATTCTTATGAACTGGCTTTTTGGAATTTGGTTTGGCTTCACTTGAAGGTACGGGCTGTGCATTGAActtgcttttataaaatattttccagACGGTGGTGGGCCTTTTATATTAGTAAAAGGAGTTGTACTTTGTCTGTTTTCGTTCAAGGATGTTGTCctgaaaagttataaaaataaatgtaggtaATACCAAAATAATAACCAGATTATGACTAAAATAAATCAACTTACTGTGCAATAAAATTTTCAGATGTACTGGAATCAGGTACAGTCGGTTTTTCCTTGTCGATCGCTGTTCCTATAAGTGACATAGTCATAAAAGTTCTTATCTTCtatacagtgttttttttaacttggacagtatgtgttctgctgtcccgatttttttcttccaatacaatgaaatgatccttacatgaaactgaCTCGATTAgcattataaaacttttttgtcaatttcattgatttttatggacaactcacgcttgacctaAAAATTTACTCCACCAAAatacttttcataaaaaaaagagCAAATGGTTCCTAAGACGCTTTCCCTGTATCTTCTATGGTTTctgatttccccatactgtccaagttaaaaaaaaacacactgt
Coding sequences:
- the LOC123867631 gene encoding uncharacterized protein LOC123867631, which codes for MAIPPFPSHDLAKLVLGYLAEEQLMTAYDEFLQASPYLDILRNEYDRIFMTSLKSILAEYRAVKIYVETCKPFLLRKKLIQCSNLLEVVKFLINHVDISRLHMQEPSTDKSSCNRQTLYTKSNGCEVCNSLNLSACECRPRASRSVAMLHPASQTEASTPETSIETTSLADLPGNSITKRNSNKELPKEIAHSQSNLNPQISQSSPAPLITRSSVEQISQSSPVQPGSQRTTVQQVPQRLMLQQVAYMTLKNPDNPSSTSVRPQVSSGPHLQGNNVAFNRQDISMAKSDEAKQKIEEFNTIFNLVCSNQISKEPSRINSDVPPNSTNKPICNAGSFQEFATGVAGTAIDKEKPTVPDSSTSENFIAQTTSLNENRQSTTPFTNIKGPPPSGKYFIKASSMHSPYLQVKPNQIPKSQFIRIKESKYDDPKVTILSDVKVDNTFKGNNFVKIPPVLRANTNSSMQMQTIYINGTPAYTNRRQTGANLTYTKDEIMAMPTIIVVPSSGLTQSSAATYSQRTMSCSTNTITTSSTPRVLGPLVIDVSSNSPPPKKSSQLPDLSFEDPKKVVSEGLVKTVDITAASLPKDSNIAVPNKTSTPNAVPPTRKSSSTPRRNSHVRVLDFATPRRILHETINENDSNKLSTESDTNGNEIIPNGPSDIPVHTNLVKDDNYNRADTNKNKNKSTKENETNLVKKSNWDAELRALAIANEVYEEPVVTPKPKPKQKPKKMKKKKKISSAAEIVPETSDSDSTKTTNSTSHTTSKSNESIKSVENVEQLIKEVLHKNVVPESINNITTCDGIANTLHLTDKSQMKVNTSDDRVDTPEAERLSLQNAIGVKLNISDFLETPYKQVLYDIQMETPKFLGSDLPDEPISDIKITSIPTPLFLNTPKLLQATPSSYASRPTDYSSGSSYYKPDDHDYIPPTEVLHCAGTVMKDAAQSTKEGTILTEPKEKEKSAKSSRPQRKCTKNVSYRSPMCVSKTKYDDSFEAGSVSSETSNISTKDKKIDKSINKKAHLKTKSDKKKKAYKSPIKSKSFMKIKPRRLTPIKVSSSKGRKKTSDVTENCASNPRKRTLSKDKTNITTMVVAAPTKSRRKSSTPRKLDCTKSFTLDTVVQNSSILPTSGHGVEKGTNTCPLQDSDNEQLALRWSDDGSQDAKPKEKEEQPTSSSLPDEDDLTKIKEYIETSAPQKVVSDKNSEGSLQNDLIKRGFDAETAKIIERDLLDATPIQDTAIQSTSNEEVAVKNLEVSLPVSDRIESDSSANPLHIVQEEDEVEEIELSVYECNEDTKNFISCRFDESTFVPSTSISKLKDKFSMELCVDDDLTIRLRANSFISLFDMDPEELLNTYNPRETEEAVSSISNIDKLYTPMKDVVRAQCYEIFDSTLTSIDTPLKSEVTYETKVTEIILEVEREDVKEKTESKKRKRLQSGSLEDALSKKSKPDAQYLLKSANIQNIDIESVLSKLHGP